GCCTTGAACAGCCTTTCTCTAATCAGCAACCGAGGCGGTTCAGTAATTTTCCAGGATGAACGTGTGAGAATGGTGCTTAATTAAAATGAACGAGCAAAGTTGATTGCAGCGTTCTTTTAAGTTCGATCCTTACGTCGGCAACAAACAGTTTTTTTGCAGCGTTCGATGTAAATGAGGTAGCAAGGTACATAAAATCTTTCACCTCGGataaatatacatatgcatGTATAACGGGTGTCTCGTAATACGCGAGGATCACACCTTGGGGACAGCAAAAGAAGCTCACATAAACGTACGTTTTATTTGACTATGTTTCcaattatataggtttatatgaacttttttttttttgtttatatgtGAAGGTATCCCTAAGAGACTTCCACAtttgagacaccctgtatagatAAAGGGGCAAGTCTCCATCCACGACGGTACATTGTCAAATGCTACTTTCACTTTTTTACAAGATGTGACGGTTGATGTAAAATTAACGTTAATTTTCCGTCAATGTTTCGCAATATTTCAACGCAGTGGTTCAGAAGAAATTCGTGAACAAAAGTTGAAAATGGAGtcacagttaacacgttgaatgccgtgagGGTTACCGATGACCcaaactaaatcgaattactgtggTCCACTCaatcaaacgatgattatttgaaaacatttctatattataaataatgccacctaatgcggtgacattcagctggacGAACGTGcggtaataataattcaattcgatcaaatgattcgATGTTacatcttttccattttgtgtattttgttcgaTGAAATCGAGCGGCGTTCGACGTGTCAACATAATAGTAGGAACGATCGAGGATCGACAACAACGATATTGTTTCAAGTTCGAACAGCCTTCAATCAAATGGTCCATGTAACGTCATCGCGGCTAACCGCTGGTTCACCTAACCTAGCCGCGCGTATTTTTACCCGCTCTCCTTGTACGGTATCGGATTCATGTAGATGAACCGTGTCCGAGAAGAGGCGGTCGTCCGCATGGCGACAGAAACGTAGAATACCATGAAACGAACAATGACAGCGGTACGGAGTGAGAAAgaccgagaaagagagagaaagaaagagaaagcggGACTTTAACCGATGATTCGTTTGGTTATCAAGGGCCAAATGACCCCAGGGTACCCATTGACCGACGTCATCGGTCTATCAAGGTCACGTCACGCGAGTGACCTTCCCAAGCGACGCGTCTACATACCGGCCGCGTCAGCCGACGCATCATGCGATACTGACCCGTTTCAGCTGGTTCCCCATAGTGTTCTGCAGTTCGTTCTGTATCAGCCGGAACTTAATCATCGTTTCGCTGGAGAATATGGAGGAGCCGAAAGCCAGTCCAGGATAATCGGCGCATCTTCTTCGTCTCCTGGCCTCCCTCTCGGCCTGCACCTCGGCCCTCTCGCTGGGACATCTGAGTTTGGCCAACTCGACCAGCTCGGGATCCTCGTCATCGTCCGAGTTCCCGTCGCCGCGAGCCCTCGCGACCGCGTGCTCAGGCTCCGGCGATGCATCTTTGCCCCTCGTATCGAAGAACGTGTCGTCGTCGATCTCTTTGCCATGAGGTCCCATCCGTGGCCTGTCCAACGACGACGCGTCAACGTCGAAGCTGTCATAGCTCTCGTCTTCGTGTTTACTCTTACGGACGGgccgttgttgctgttgttgttgttcgtGTCGTTCGGTTCGAACATCGGGGCTACACTGCGCGAGCCTTTGTTCGATGTTCGTCGTCTCTTCCTTCGACGTGTCTTTGACGATCAAAGACGGCGGTATCGCGGGGTTACGGTGCCACCTCGCGCCGACGGTCGCGGCTCGTGTCACCGGCGGCGGCGAACACTCCGTGTCGATGACACAGCTTTTTTCGTCGAGCCTGGCCGACGTGACGGTCGACGATTGCTCGTCGATGCCGATCACCGTGTTCTTAACGATACCAGCAGGGCCACACTGCGCGGGTCCTCTGCTGGAGGCGTCGAAACGTCGGCGCGTTGCGTGCCGCGGATGATGCTGATGACCGCGACGTCTCGTGGTCGACGTAAGAGCTGGCTCCATACCACGTTATCCCAGCTGCCAACCCTTTTCCAACCCCCTTTCCTTCCGTCGTACCTCCCGcgttctcctttttcccttttttctttttctcgtttcttttttatcttcgACGCGCCACACGCACCACCGTTACTACCACCGCACAAGGCACACCGCCATCTTGTCTGTCACTGTTCGTAACACGTTTCTCACCGCGCCACGCATACGTCCTTCTGTCTTGTTActctcgttccctctctctccctctctttctctttctcgcggcgcggcgacgACGCACACACACCGTGCGCTGCCGTATGACGGGCACGGAACGCATGCACACGGAGAGGAGACACGTTGGTCTCCGCTCTCTGCACCGTCCTGCTCTGATTTCTGTCCTGCTTTCTCTCTCCGCGGACTATCTTTTTCCTTGTCTGTTGCTCTATGCGCGGAACCAGGTTACCCCCTCCCTCCTGCCGAGAGGGCCCACCACCACACCGACCAGACCGAACCTTGCGCCGAGCGCCGCCGAAACAACGAAACGGCAGCCACGCGTACTAACGCTCGACTGGACTGGTTCAGTACGACGCGCGCCCTGTGATCGTTCTTTCGCCGCGCGGCGGCTGCGCGGCGACTCACGCGACATCTGACGTTTCGCGAACGTTACCTCGCCGTCGGTAACAACGCGATTACTGATAAGTAGATTGCGGATTTTGCGCACTTCGGACCATTTCGAATTCAGTTTCGACGAAATTTCAAGGCTGTTCGACGGGATTTTTTGTTTACTTTGCATTCGACTGATATTACGGCTTAACGTCTGTCTTTGTAAACGAATTTGTGAAAGTATCAGAGAAACACATTCTACTGATAAGGGATCATTGTCTCAGCGAATTGTTCGATTTTTTAGCACCCTCTTTTCACTGTAACTTTTGCTCGATTCGTTTGAGTTATGTCTATGCATGGCtaatgttttttaatttgtCTATAACGCTGGAGTTAGGAATCTCTGGAGGATAAGTGAAAATGTGATTTAAAGTATAACATTTGAACTTATCGTTCGttatgaattatcgttatcgACGGTTGATCTCGGTGAATTTTTTCGTGATAAGATGATTCGGTACTCACGTTCTGCAGAGCTTTGTCCTTTTCTTCCAATTTAGCGTTGACCTGCATGAGGGCCTCCTGAGTCTGATCGAGTTCATTTTCAATAGTCTGGATCTTCTTTTGCAGAGCACGCGCCTCCTCCTCGGCCTTTCGACAGTGAATACATAAATCAGTTACATTCCAGTTACTGCTCCGGAGAACTGGCACAACGTATGATACACAGAAGTTCGCAACTTTGTCCGCGTCGAGTATCGTAGTAGATCAAAGGAATGCGAAAGTTCCAGatctataattaaaattcttgacCGGTTGCCAAAcctatattgcatttttattcCGACCCCATTATTTCATTGCTATTTTTACCCCCTATATCGTAGAAATGTAAACAGACAATTTTGGAACCTTAATGTATATCATATTactttttctttccctttttaccCGCGAATCGGTCCACGCGGGACACTTTTAGTCCGCGCGTTTCCCGATCGATTCCAACCGAACATTTAATCGTTCCTCGGTAACAAATTCATATCGTGAACCAATTTTTACCTTTTCAGCTCGCGCGTTCGCGTCACGAGCTTGCTGTTCGCAGAGCAACGCGCGATCCATCGCGTTGTCCTTCTCCAGCTTCATTCCCTGCATCTTCTTCTTGATCGCGTCCATGGCGGCGGTGTTGTTTCGTTACTCGTtcacgagaaaaaaaaagggggTATCTAGAAACATGAAGAATCCGCCCGTTATCCGGCAGCAAACATAATGATCGTCCACGCCGCTCTTTCCCATGACACCCGTCTGCATCCCAGAGATTGTACTTTTTAATGTTCACCCCGTCGCTCGCCGTGCGCGGACGGATCGATTCCCAG
The window above is part of the Nomia melanderi isolate GNS246 chromosome 2, iyNomMela1, whole genome shotgun sequence genome. Proteins encoded here:
- the Tm1 gene encoding tropomyosin 1 isoform X3, with the translated sequence MEPALTSTTRRRGHQHHPRHATRRRFDASSRGPAQCGPAGIVKNTVIGIDEQSSTVTSARLDEKSCVIDTECSPPPVTRAATVGARWHRNPAIPPSLIVKDTSKEETTNIEQRLAQCSPDVRTERHEQQQQQQRPVRKSKHEDESYDSFDVDASSLDRPRMGPHGKEIDDDTFFDTRGKDASPEPEHAVARARGDGNSDDDEDPELVELAKLRCPSERAEVQAEREARRRRRCADYPGLAFGSSIFSSETMIKFRLIQNELQNTMGNQLKRAESEVAALNRRIQLLEEDLERSEERLATATAKLAEASQAADESERIRKALENRTNMEDDRVSLLEQQLAQAKLIAEEADKKYEEVARKLVMMEQDLERAEEKAELSEGKIVELEEELRVVGNNLKSLEVSEEKANQREEEYKNQIKTLTTRLKEAEARAEFAERSVQKLQKEVDRLEDELVHEKEKYKYICDDLDLTFTELIEKN
- the Tm1 gene encoding tropomyosin 1 isoform X2, whose translation is MEPALTSTTRRRGHQHHPRHATRRRFDASSRGPAQCGPAGIVKNTVIGIDEQSSTVTSARLDEKSCVIDTECSPPPVTRAATVGARWHRNPAIPPSLIVKDTSKEETTNIEQRLAQCSPDVRTERHEQQQQQQRPVRKSKHEDESYDSFDVDASSLDRPRMGPHGKEIDDDTFFDTRGKDASPEPEHAVARARGDGNSDDDEDPELVELAKLRCPSERAEVQAEREARRRRRCADYPGLAFGSSIFSSETMIKFRLIQNELQNTMGNQLKRAESEVAALNRRIQLLEEDLERSEERLATATAKLAEASQAADESERIRKALENRTNMEDDRVSLLEQQLAQAKLIAEEADKKYEEVARKLAMVEADLERAEERAEAGESKIVELEEELRVVGNNLKSLEVSEEKANQREEEYKNQIKTLTTRLKEAEARAEFAERSVQKLQKEVDRLEDELVHEKEKYKYICDDLDLTFTELIEKN
- the Tm1 gene encoding tropomyosin 1 isoform X1, with amino-acid sequence MEPALTSTTRRRGHQHHPRHATRRRFDASSRGPAQCGPAGIVKNTVIGIDEQSSTVTSARLDEKSCVIDTECSPPPVTRAATVGARWHRNPAIPPSLIVKDTSKEETTNIEQRLAQCSPDVRTERHEQQQQQQRPVRKSKHEDESYDSFDVDASSLDRPRMGPHGKEIDDDTFFDTRGKDASPEPEHAVARARGDGNSDDDEDPELVELAKLRCPSERAEVQAEREARRRRRCADYPGLAFGSSIFSSETMIKFRLIQNELQNTMGNQLKRAESEVAALNRRIQLLEEDLERSEERLATATAKLAEASQAADESERARKILENRSLADEERMDALENQLKEARFLAEEADKKYDEVARKLAMVEADLERAEERAEAGESKIVELEEELRVVGNNLKSLEVSEEKANQREEEYKNQIKTLTTRLKEAEARAEFAERSVQKLQKEVDRLEDELVHEKEKYKYICDDLDLTFTELIEKN
- the Tm1 gene encoding tropomyosin 1 isoform X10: MEPALTSTTRRRGHQHHPRHATRRRFDASSRGPAQCGPAGIVKNTVIGIDEQSSTVTSARLDEKSCVIDTECSPPPVTRAATVGARWHRNPAIPPSLIVKDTSKEETTNIEQRLAQCSPDVRTERHEQQQQQQRPVRKSKHEDESYDSFDVDASSLDRPRMGPHGKEIDDDTFFDTRGKDASPEPEHAVARARGDGNSDDDEDPELVELAKLRCPSERAEVQAEREARRRRRCADYPGLAFGSSIFSSETMIKFRLIQNELQNTMGNQLKRAESEVAALNRRIQLLEEDLERSEERLATATAKLAEASQAADESERIRKALENRTNMEDDRVSLLEQQLAQAKLIAEEADKKYEEVARKLVMMEQDLERAEEKAELSEGKIVELEEELRVVGNNLKSLEVSEEKATQREETFVGQVKILDSQLKEAEARAEFAERSVQKLQKEVDRLEDDLAVEREKNKLLQEEMEATLHDIQNM
- the Tm1 gene encoding tropomyosin 1 isoform X4 gives rise to the protein MEPALTSTTRRRGHQHHPRHATRRRFDASSRGPAQCGPAGIVKNTVIGIDEQSSTVTSARLDEKSCVIDTECSPPPVTRAATVGARWHRNPAIPPSLIVKDTSKEETTNIEQRLAQCSPDVRTERHEQQQQQQRPVRKSKHEDESYDSFDVDASSLDRPRMGPHGKEIDDDTFFDTRGKDASPEPEHAVARARGDGNSDDDEDPELVELAKLRCPSERAEVQAEREARRRRRCADYPGLAFGSSIFSSETMIKFRLIQNELQNTMGNQLKRAESEVAALNRRIQLLEEDLERSEERLATATAKLAEASQAADESERARKILENRSLADEERMDALENQLKEARFLAEEADKKYDEVARKLAMVEADLERAEERAEAGESKIVELEEELRVVGNNLKSLEVSEEKATQREETFVGQVKILDSQLKEAEARAEFAERSVQKLQKEVDRLEDELVHEKEKYKYICDDLDLTFTELIEKN
- the Tm1 gene encoding tropomyosin 1 isoform X7 — encoded protein: MEPALTSTTRRRGHQHHPRHATRRRFDASSRGPAQCGPAGIVKNTVIGIDEQSSTVTSARLDEKSCVIDTECSPPPVTRAATVGARWHRNPAIPPSLIVKDTSKEETTNIEQRLAQCSPDVRTERHEQQQQQQRPVRKSKHEDESYDSFDVDASSLDRPRMGPHGKEIDDDTFFDTRGKDASPEPEHAVARARGDGNSDDDEDPELVELAKLRCPSERAEVQAEREARRRRRCADYPGLAFGSSIFSSETMIKFRLIQNELQNTMGNQLKRAESEVAALNRRIQLLEEDLERSEERLATATAKLAEASQAADESERARKILENRSLADEERMDALENQLKEARFLAEEADKKYDEVARKLAMVEADLERAEERAEAGESKIVELEEELRVVGNNLKSLEVSEEKANQREEEYKNQIKTLTTRLKEAEARAEFAERSVQKLQKEVDRLEDVVVNERCKYKAIADEMDQTFADLAGY
- the Tm1 gene encoding tropomyosin 1 isoform X9, coding for MEPALTSTTRRRGHQHHPRHATRRRFDASSRGPAQCGPAGIVKNTVIGIDEQSSTVTSARLDEKSCVIDTECSPPPVTRAATVGARWHRNPAIPPSLIVKDTSKEETTNIEQRLAQCSPDVRTERHEQQQQQQRPVRKSKHEDESYDSFDVDASSLDRPRMGPHGKEIDDDTFFDTRGKDASPEPEHAVARARGDGNSDDDEDPELVELAKLRCPSERAEVQAEREARRRRRCADYPGLAFGSSIFSSETMIKFRLIQNELQNTMGNQLKRAESEVAALNRRIQLLEEDLERSEERLATATAKLAEASQAADESERARKILENRSLADEERMDALENQLKEARFLAEEADKKYDEVARKLAMVEADLERAEERAEAGESKIVELEEELRVVGNNLKSLEVSEEKATQREETFVGQVKILDSQLKEAEARAEFAERSVQKLQKEVDRLEDVVVNERCKYKAIADEMDQTFADLAGY
- the Tm1 gene encoding tropomyosin 1 isoform X8, which encodes MEPALTSTTRRRGHQHHPRHATRRRFDASSRGPAQCGPAGIVKNTVIGIDEQSSTVTSARLDEKSCVIDTECSPPPVTRAATVGARWHRNPAIPPSLIVKDTSKEETTNIEQRLAQCSPDVRTERHEQQQQQQRPVRKSKHEDESYDSFDVDASSLDRPRMGPHGKEIDDDTFFDTRGKDASPEPEHAVARARGDGNSDDDEDPELVELAKLRCPSERAEVQAEREARRRRRCADYPGLAFGSSIFSSETMIKFRLIQNELQNTMGNQLKRAESEVAALNRRIQLLEEDLERSEERLATATAKLAEASQAADESERARKILENRSLADEERMDALENQLKEARFLAEEADKKYDEVARKLAMVEADLERAEERAEAGESKIVELEEELRVVGNNLKSLEVSEEKATQREETFVGQVKILDSQLKEAEARAEFAERSVQKLQKEVDRLEDDLAVEREKNKLLQEEMEATLHDIQNM
- the Tm1 gene encoding tropomyosin 1 isoform X6, with the translated sequence MEPALTSTTRRRGHQHHPRHATRRRFDASSRGPAQCGPAGIVKNTVIGIDEQSSTVTSARLDEKSCVIDTECSPPPVTRAATVGARWHRNPAIPPSLIVKDTSKEETTNIEQRLAQCSPDVRTERHEQQQQQQRPVRKSKHEDESYDSFDVDASSLDRPRMGPHGKEIDDDTFFDTRGKDASPEPEHAVARARGDGNSDDDEDPELVELAKLRCPSERAEVQAEREARRRRRCADYPGLAFGSSIFSSETMIKFRLIQNELQNTMGNQLKRAESEVAALNRRIQLLEEDLERSEERLATATAKLAEASQAADESERARKILENRSLADEERMDALENQLKEARFLAEEADKKYDEVARKLAMVEADLERAEERAEAGESKIVELEEELRVVGNNLKSLEVSEEKANQREEEYKNQIKTLTTRLKEAEARAEFAERSVQKLQKEVDRLEDDLAVEREKNKLLQEEMEATLHDIQNM
- the Tm1 gene encoding tropomyosin 1 isoform X5, giving the protein MEPALTSTTRRRGHQHHPRHATRRRFDASSRGPAQCGPAGIVKNTVIGIDEQSSTVTSARLDEKSCVIDTECSPPPVTRAATVGARWHRNPAIPPSLIVKDTSKEETTNIEQRLAQCSPDVRTERHEQQQQQQRPVRKSKHEDESYDSFDVDASSLDRPRMGPHGKEIDDDTFFDTRGKDASPEPEHAVARARGDGNSDDDEDPELVELAKLRCPSERAEVQAEREARRRRRCADYPGLAFGSSIFSSETMIKFRLIQNELQNTMGNQLKRAESEVAALNRRIQLLEEDLERSEERLATATAKLAEASQAADESERIRKALENRTNMEDDRVSLLEQQLAQAKLIAEEADKKYEEVARKLVMMEQDLERAEEKAELSEGKIVELEEELRVVGNNLKSLEVSEEKATQREETFVGQVKILDSQLKEAEARAEFAERSVQKLQKEVDRLEDELVHEKEKYKYICDDLDLTFTELIEKN